The DNA segment TAGGGATTTTGAATGTATAATTTTTTTTATTCCAAAGTTTACAATTCATCAAGACAGCGATTAAATTTTGAATTTTTAAATGGGCGTATTCTTATAAAGGGTGCGCCCTATTTTTTTTAAATAGTTATTTGAAATTTTTATATGGAGGGGTTGTTCAATCTGGGTATACATCAGGCTGAGGTTAGTTTTTTATTCAGCAAGATGAAAGGGGTTTTTATGTTTAATGTACAGGATAATATTTTTTATCCGGGTTATGGGGTTGCCATAATAGAAGAAGTAATAGAAAAAATGGTAGGTGAAAAAAGTTTAAAATTATTTAAACTAAAGTTTCTATATAAAGAAACAACAATTCTTCTTCCCCTAGATAAAATAGGCTCCTGCGGAATCCGTTACCTTTGCAACCTTGATGCAATTAATAAAATCTTTAAATTCTTTTATTTGCCACCGGAAAGAAAATTTGAATTTTTGGACTTTACTCCAAGTGGCTGGAATAGAAGAAATAAAGATTATCAATTAAGGCTTCAAAGTGGCAAAATTGATGATGTTGCACATGTTTATAAAGAATTAATGAATATTGCTCAACAGAAAGAATTATCCTTTGGAGAGAAAAAAATCGTTGCAGTAGCGGAAGAACTTCTAGTTCAAGAAATAGCTGTTGTAACCGGACACGATGCTCAGTCGGTCTTAGACCAATTGCATGCTCCATTTAAACAGTTTTTGTATACACAATCCAATATTACGCAGTTTTCATCTGCAGCATAATTTGTTATTATCATTTGCATGAAAAATGATAATAAACCATATGTAATTATAGTTTCGGGACCTACAGCTTCCGGAAAAACTGATTTTTCCGATAACATTGCACAAATTGTGGGTGGCGAGATTATAAATGCAGATGTTGGCCAATTTTATACTAATTTATCTATAGGTACGGCAAAGCCTGACTGGAAAAATCAAAAGATCCCATACCATTTGTTTGATATTTTGTCCGAACCAAAAGATTTATCTGTAATTGAATATAAAAATCTTGTTATTAATAAAATAAATGATATTGTTGCTAAAAATAAAACACCAATTATTGTTGGCGGCTCACTTTTTTATCTAAAATCACTACTTTTTCCACCTATTGAATTAAATAAAGACAGGATCCCTGACTTGCATACTTTCGATATTCAATACTCTTGGGATTATTTGAATAAAATTGATCCTGAACGTGCTGCAAAAATTCATCCAAACGATAGTTATAGGATTGAAAGAGCCATAGATATCTGGAAAAATTTAAGAATTAAGCCCTCTGATGCCTTGCCTAAATTTGACCCACCGTTTAACTTTTTATTTATTTTTATAAATCCGCCCATGGAAATTTTAAGCGATAGAATTAAAAAAAGAACTGTTGAAATGATAAAAACCGGCTGGATCCAAGAAGTTGAAAAGTTTTTGGGTACAAATTGGGAAAACTTTTTTGATAAAAAGGGCCTGATTGGATACAACGAAATTTTACATTGGATCAAAACCGGTAAAAAGCTGGAAGATTTAGATAATTTAACTGAAAATATTTATTGCAAAACGAGGCAATATGCCAAAAAACAACAGGTATTTTGGAAAAGCTTCAAAACCCAGATTCAAAATTCGTCTGATAATAGCTCTTTTGATAATAAAATTATTGAAATTCAAGATACAAAAAAAATCGATTTTAGTTTATTTTGCCTTAAAAAATAAACTAAAAACATCGAAAAATCATTAAATAATAGGTTTTTTTGGATATTTCTACATCCCATCGTATTATTTTTTATTTGTAATATATTTAAAGTATGTAAAATATAATATGTATTTACATTGGTTTTTGGCTTAAAATGCCAAGAAGTTTTTAAATTTACTGGTGGGGATTTTATGAAAAGTTATGTGAAAAATAGTTTTTTTATTTTTATGTTTTTATTCGCTACTGCCAATTCGATGAATTCTTATTCAAAAAATTTTGTTGTATCTGAAATTAGGAATTTATTGGATAGGTTATATTTTAATGCAGTATTGGATCGATTATTGAATCGGGAAAATGGTACATTGGATATACCTGAGCCATTGGTGGATACATCTACGCTTGAAGTATTAGCTAATTTTTTAGAAGAAAATGGAGATCAAGTTAAAAGACTAGATTTCAAACCTGATTTAAGACCCGAGAATTTAGTCTCAAATTTTAAAAATCTCGTTAATTTAATCTATGAGGTTGATTTAAAAAGAGTAGAAGTTAAATCTGATGATAAAATTCTTTATAAGAAAAAAGAATTATTGAAAAAAATTTTAAATAATACGAAATCGCTAGAAGAGCTAACCATTAAATTGTCTGAATTAGGTTATTATGGAATTGAAGTTATATGTGAATTTATTAGAGAAAATAAAACTCTTAAAAAGTTGGATATTAGATATTCTTTTGTTTCATCAAACGCTCTTAAAATTTTATTAAAAGCATTAAGTGAAAATAATTCGTTGGAAATATTAATTTTAAGAGGGAATACATTAACTGCCGGTAACATTGAGTTGGGAAAAGCTTTTTCAAAAATGTTATTGAATAATTCAACAATAAAAAAAATTGATCTTATGGGATGTAATCTGAAATCACACGTAGTTAAAAAAATTTTAAAATCACTAATTTATAATAATACTTTAAAAAAAATAAATTTAATTGGAAGTTTTTCAAGTGATGACTACTACGATGCCTTAAGTGAAGTTTTAAAAAATAATATTTGCTTAGAAAAAATATGTATAGAATTAAATAAGAAAGCAAAAAAAGAATCAATTGAAAATTTCACGAAAGCTTTAAAATTAAATTCGAACGTTACATTAAATTATGATAATCCAGGTATTTTGGAAGTATGTTTATCTTGTCTTAGAAATAAACTATTTAATCAGATTAAATTAATTGCAAAATTAAATACCAATGATGATAATAATAAATTTAAAAGAGAATTGAATAAATTATTAAAATGCTTTAAAAATTATTTTAATCATCAATCTGAGTGTTATAACTATTATAAATATAATTCAGAAGAATCAACTAAAAATTTAATTGATAACTTGGACGGAATAACAACATATAAGTATAACTCTGAAGAATTATATGATGATTTGAATTCACTTTATCTTTTTTTAAAAAACGAAGAAGTTCCAGACTTGGAATACTTAAAATCTCTTAATTGCTTTAATAATATAAACGAATTTTTGAGATTAAGAGATGATCAATTTTTAAATGATTTTGCATGTTTTGATTTTTAATTCATGCCAAAATTGCATATTTAAAACGATTTTATTTTTCATATAAACAAAACTAGGTCCTGTTAATTCGGGGCCTTTTCTTTATTTCTAAAACTTATAAAAAGTATAAAATCTTAATTCCACAAAAATTTTTGTTGCCTATAATTCATCTTGAAGATACAATTTGAGCATAATCGCTTTTTTTATAACTAAATATTATTAGAAAGGATAGAAATGATATACATATTTAGAAAAGAGATGAAAAAATGGCATTCGGTTTTGTGGGTTGTTTTTTTTGCATTGGCTGCAAGTACTTTTGCCACGTATTTAACATATAGAAGCCAACATCCGGCTCAAATAGCCATAGCAAAAATTAATGGACAGGATATAAAATTAATTGATTATCAAAGATCTTTAAATGACATAAAAAATCAAATTGAATTATATAAAGATTATGCCAGAAAAACAGGTATTTCGATGGATTTATTTTTATCTATGTTTGGTCTTTTGAACCCTGAACAGGCAGCTTTTGATGCATGTATAAATAATAAAATATTGGATATGGAAAAATCATATTATAATGTTGATGTTGATCAGGAGAACTTTGAAAAAGAGTTGGTTGCAAAATTGCCTGAATTTTTAAAAGACAGTGCTGGAAATATCAATTTAGATGTTTATAAAAGATATTTAATGCAAATTGGTACAACTCCAACAGAATTTGAAGATAAGTTGCAGCATTCGCTTGAAAGAGAAACTTTTCAAAATTTTGTTCAACTTGGAAACTATATTCCTGTAAAAAAATTACAGGAAATTTTTACAAATAAAATTGCAAAAAAGAGTTTTAGCCTAATTAAATTTAAATTTGATGATTATCTTAAAAAAGCAGAATCTAAAGAAATTGGTAATGATGAATTAAAAAACTTTTTTGAAAATACCAAAGAAAATTATAGAGTTCCGGAAAAAAGATCTGCTATCTACTGGCTTGTAAAAAGTGCCGATTATAAAAAAAATATAGTCATAGATGAATCTTTAGTACAATCTTTTTATGATAAAAACAGTTCAACATTATTCAGAATTGCTCCAAAAGTAAAAGTAAGACATATTCTTTTCAAGATTGACAAAAATGCTTCAGCCGAAAAAATTGAATCAATTTTAAAAACAGCTAAAGAGATAAAAGAAAAGGTAATATCCAAAAAAGCAAATTTTGCCGATATGGCCAAACAATATTCTCAAGATACTAAAACAGCTTTAAATGGTGGCCTTATAAATTTCTTTGATAAAGGCACATATGATGCGGAGTTTGAAAAAGCGGCCTTTAGATTACAAAATCCCGGTGAAATTTCAGATATAATAAAAGTTTTGGATGGTTATGAACTTATTCAACTTGAACAAAGACAAGGCGCATCTACAAAACCTTTGGACGATGTTAGAGATGAAATAGTAAAAACATTAAAGGGTAAAAAAACATTAACCGGTTTGAGTGCCGATTTACAAAAAATTGTTCATGAAGTTCTTTCAAATGAAAATGTATTAAATGAGTTTGTAAAAGAAAATAACCTAAAAAAAGTAGACACAAAATTGTTTGAAAAAAATATTACAAAAGATGAATCTGTAGAGTCTGCTCTTATTGAACATATATTTTCACCGAATAAAAAAGTTGGTCAGTATGGTTTTTTTGCATATAAACAAGATTTTGTTTTGTTTCAGCTAAATAATATTCAAAAAAGTTTTATACCTTCAATTGATAATGTAAAGTCTACAGTTTTAAAAAATATTTATAAAAAGAATGCTAAAAAGCTTTTAAAACAAGATATTAATACAGCCAAAAGATCAATTTTAGAAAAAAAACAAACTTTAAAAGCCGTATCGGAGTCATTTGGTTTAAATATTGTGGAAACAAAATCTGTTAAAAAGAGTGATAAACTTGATGATTTGGGCCTTGAAGAATCTTTTATTCAATCAGCTTTTGTGCTTGATAGTGGCGATCAGGTTTTATCTGTAAAGAATAAATTCGATTATTGTTTAGTACAGCTAAAAAACATTGAACAAACCAATTTGATATCTTTTGCACAAGAAAAAAACAGTTTAATGCAAAATGTTTTGGATAAAGAAAAAGGTGCTTATATACAGGCTTTTATTGCATCTTTATTAAGAACTGCTAAAATAGAAAAGTTCGAAAAAACATTGGGAGCGCAACGGGGAATAAGTTATCCTGAAGATATTGATATTTAATTTTATAAATACAAGAGAAAGAATAGTTTTATGCAAGTAAAAAAAGTTACAGCCGGTAATGCAGAGTTTGAAGCAAAACAGAAGGCTTTGGAAGTAGCATTCGCCCAGATTGATAAGCAATTTGGAAAAGGTGCAGTAATGCTTTTGGGTCAAAAGACGGTTGATGGTGTTCAAACAATTTCAACCGGTTCCATTATGATCGATAAGGCATTAGGTATTGGAGGCCTTCCAAGAGGTCGTGTAATTGAAATATATGGTCCGGAAGCATCCGGAAAAACAACATTGACGTTACACGCAATAGCGCAAGCTCAAAAGGCCGGAGGAATTTGTGCCTTTATAGATGCTGAACATGCCATGGATCCCATTTATGCGACAAACATAGGCGTTAACACAAAAGATTTGGTAATTTCTCAACCAGATTATGGTGAGCAGGCATTGGATATTGCAGAAATGCTTATTCGTTCCGGAGCTATTGATTTATTGGTTATAGACTCGGTAGCTGCATTGGTACCAAAGGCTGAAATTGAAGGCGATATGGGAGATCACCATGTTGGGTTGCAGGCAAGATTAATGTCTCAAGCATTGCGAAAGCTTACGCCTATTGTGCATAAGTCAAAAACATCTTTAATATTTATAAATCAAATTAGACATAAAATTGATAGCATGCCATTTGGAAATAAAGAAACAACGACCGGTGGAAATGCATTAAAGTTTTATGCATCTGTTCGCCTTGATGTAAGACGTATTGCCACATTAAAAAAAGATGGAAAGCCTTTTGGTAATAGAGTTTCGGTAAAAGTAGCTAAAAACAAAATGGCCCCGCCATTTAAAGTTGTTGAAATTGATTTAATTTTTGGCCATGGAATATCAAGAGAGTTGGATCTGCTTGAGATTGCTGTAAAGCTTGGTATTATAAAGCAGTCAGGTCCTTGGTTTATGTACCAAGAAGAAAAAATTGCTCAAGGTAGGGATAATTGTGTTAAGGCGTTTATTGAAAATCAAGAGTTACTTAACCGTGTTCTTGATGCTGTAATGAAAAACACTGACCCTATTGATTGAGTAGGTTGAATTATAAGGAATTTATTAGTGAGTAAATTTAAACAGGGAAATGGGCAGCCGGAGCGTAGTGATAAGCTTTTGGCTACAAGTTATTTTGTAAATGAGAAAATTAGAGCTTCTCAAATGCAGGTAATCGGCGCAGATGGTGAAAATTTTGGTGTTATATCAAAATTTGAAGCTCTTCGAGCGGCTCAGGATGCCGGGCTTGATTTGGTGCAAGTTGGTGAAAAAGATAATGTAATTATTGCCAAAATAATGGATTTTGGTAAATTTTTGTATGCAAAGAAAAAGCAGCTTGGCGATGCGAAGAAAAAACAAAAAATTATACAAATAAAAGAAGTTAAACTTAGGCCGAATATTGATGATAATGACTATAACACGAAATTAAGAAAAGCTGTTGAATTTTTGAAAGACGGTAAAAAAGTAAAATTTACACTGCAGTTTAGGGGTCGTGAATTCATAATGATCAAAGAACTGGGTGCAAGATTGTTTGAAAGAATAAATAAAGATTTAACGGATCAGCAAATAGGAACTTTGCTTGAAGAAAAAGAACAAAAGGCTGGTCCATTTTGGTCCAAAATATATTTTTTGAAATAAAATTAGTTTTTTAAGGGAACATAATATGCCAAAAATGAAAACTCATGCTGGATGCAGAAAGAGATTTAGAAAGACTGGTAATGGAAAAATTAAAAGAGCAAAATCATATAGACGTCATCATTCTTGGGCTAAAAGCACAAAAAGAGTAAGACAATCTAAGCATGGTGTTTTGCTTGAAGGCGCAAATGCTAAAAATATAAGCATATTGATGCCGGATTAGTTATTTTATTAAATGATAAAAAATAGAACATTGACAAAGGACAATTATGAGCAGAATTAAACGAGGCACAGTTACAAAAAAACGCCACAAAAGAGTGTTGAAACAGGCAAAAGGTTTTTGGGGATTGCGTAGTAAAGTTTTTACAAGAGCACAAGAGACTCTTTTAAGAGCCATGGAATTTGCGTTTATTGGTAGAAAATTGAAAAAAAGAGATTTTAGAGCTCTTTTTATTTCCAGAATTAGTGCGGCTTGTAAAAAAAATGGCATTAGTTACAGTAAATTTATTAATGCTTTGGATAAAATAAATATAAAAATTAATAGAAAGATGCTTAGTCAGCTTGCTATTTTTGAGCCAAAAGCCTTTACAAAATTGGTAGAATTGGCAAAAAAGTAAAAAACTTGATATGTGGCATATAAAAATAATAAAATTTTTGTATGTCGAGTGTCAATTTATTAACCTTTGATTGTATAAAAAGGTAGAAAAATGAAACAGTTAGAGGAGCTAGAGGTAAAGGTTCTTCAAATCGTTCAGAAGAACAAAGACTTACAAAATAAAAATAGTGAGTTGAAAAAAGAAAACGATAAGTTATTGTCAAAGTGCGTGCAACTTGAGCAGGCATTAATAACAAAAGAAAAAACTTCTGAAGGATTTGAGCTTGAAAAGGATCTTATAAAAGATTCTATTAAAAATTTACTTGATAGCATTAGCTCGCTCGAAGAGAAAAATAAAGAAGTGGTAAAGTAATTTGATTATGGAAAAAGAATTAAAAAAAATTCAGGCAGTTATTTTTGGCAAAAATTATACTTTTGCCACTGATGACAATGAGTCCGACGTTCTTTTTGCGGTACAATATGTTGACAAAAAGATGAAGGAAATAGCATCGGCTATGAATACAAATGATGGTTATGTCACGGCCGTTATGTTAGCTTTGGAATTGGCAAAAGAATTAAAACAAAATAATGACAGTCTAGGAATTTTGCAGCAAAAAGTTTTAAAGCTGGGGAATTTATTGGATTCAGAGCTCGCCTAAAAAAATTACTACTTTTTAGATATTTTTCTATATTATAGTTCCTTTTTATACAATTAACATTAAGGTTGATGTCTTAATGTTAATTTTTTTTTTGGGATAATTTGTTAATTAAGGGAATTATAAAATGTTAATAGTCATATTTTTTTCAGGGCTTTTATTAGGAGCCATCTCAATATTTTTTTATTTTAAAACAAAAAAAGAAAGCTTTTATAAAATAAAATTTGAGGCGCAAAAATTATTGGCCGATGCTAAAGAAGCTGCGGAAAATGAAAAACGCGAAGCTTTGGCAAATCTTAAAAGAGAGCTTTATAAAAAAAGAAGCGATTTCGATTTGGAAATTAAAAAAGAAAAAATTGAACAGCAACGTATTGAACATAAGTTGCAAAAAAAAGAAGATGCAATAGAACAGCGAGAAGTTCTTTTAGATGATTTAAGAAAAGAATTGCAACAAAAAGAACGTGATATGTCCAGGCGTCTTGATGCATTAGGATTTGATGAAGCAAAGTTGAAAAAACTTTACAATGATCTTGTAATAAAACTTGAAAAAGTTGGGGGTATGAGTCAAGATGAAGCCCGCAAAATTTTGATTGAAGCAATGGAGAAAGAGGTAAAACTTGAAAAACAAAAATGGCTGTCAAAAGTAGATGAAGAAACTAATATAATCGCAAAAGATAAATCTATCGAAATTTTAACTTCTGCAATGCAAAGATATCTTGCAGATCAGGTGACTTTACACTCTTCAAGTATTGTTAATTTACCAAATGAAGACATGAAGGGTCGAATAATTGGTAAAGAGGGAAGAAATATAAAAGCTTTGGAAATGGCAACCGGAATGGAATTTGTTATTGGAGATACACCTGAAATTATAACTATTTCAGGTTTTAATCCTATAAGAAGGGAAGTTGCAAAAAGAGCTTTGGATAAATTAATTCAGGATGGTCGAATTAATCCGACAAGAATTGAAGAAGTTGTTGCAAAATGCCAAGAAGAAATAGATCAAAATATTGAAGAAATTGGTCGTCAAGCCGTTTTGGAGTTTGGGTTTAGGGGTGTTCATCCTGAATTGGTTAAACTTTTAGGTTCTTTGCATTTTAGAACAAGTTATACACAAAATAATCTTGTACATAGTAAAGAAGTTGCATATTTTGCAAGAATGGTTGCAAATGAACTTGGTTTGGATCCGGATATTGCAGCTCGTTGCGGGCTTTTACACGATATAGGAAAAGCCGTATCTGCAGAAGTTGAAGGACCTCATGCAATGATCGGTGCAGATTTGGCTAAAAAATATGGTGAAGATCCTATTGTTGTAAATGCAATAGCAAGTCATCATGATGAAATTCCGGCAAAAACAATTTATGGATTAATTACACACATAGCAGATGCCATTTCAGCATCAAGGCCCGGTGCCAGACGTGAAACACTTACTACTTATATAAAACGCTTGGAACAACTTGAAGAGATAGCAACAAGTTTTGATGGTGTTAAAAAAGCATATGCGTTACAAGCCGGAAGAGAAGTTCGAGTAATCGTTGATGAAGTTACAATGGATGATGAGAAAGCGGCAATGCTTGCAAGAGATATTGCTAAGAA comes from the Candidatus Dependentiae bacterium genome and includes:
- the miaA gene encoding tRNA (adenosine(37)-N6)-dimethylallyltransferase MiaA, translating into MKNDNKPYVIIVSGPTASGKTDFSDNIAQIVGGEIINADVGQFYTNLSIGTAKPDWKNQKIPYHLFDILSEPKDLSVIEYKNLVINKINDIVAKNKTPIIVGGSLFYLKSLLFPPIELNKDRIPDLHTFDIQYSWDYLNKIDPERAAKIHPNDSYRIERAIDIWKNLRIKPSDALPKFDPPFNFLFIFINPPMEILSDRIKKRTVEMIKTGWIQEVEKFLGTNWENFFDKKGLIGYNEILHWIKTGKKLEDLDNLTENIYCKTRQYAKKQQVFWKSFKTQIQNSSDNSSFDNKIIEIQDTKKIDFSLFCLKK
- a CDS encoding peptidylprolyl isomerase gives rise to the protein MIYIFRKEMKKWHSVLWVVFFALAASTFATYLTYRSQHPAQIAIAKINGQDIKLIDYQRSLNDIKNQIELYKDYARKTGISMDLFLSMFGLLNPEQAAFDACINNKILDMEKSYYNVDVDQENFEKELVAKLPEFLKDSAGNINLDVYKRYLMQIGTTPTEFEDKLQHSLERETFQNFVQLGNYIPVKKLQEIFTNKIAKKSFSLIKFKFDDYLKKAESKEIGNDELKNFFENTKENYRVPEKRSAIYWLVKSADYKKNIVIDESLVQSFYDKNSSTLFRIAPKVKVRHILFKIDKNASAEKIESILKTAKEIKEKVISKKANFADMAKQYSQDTKTALNGGLINFFDKGTYDAEFEKAAFRLQNPGEISDIIKVLDGYELIQLEQRQGASTKPLDDVRDEIVKTLKGKKTLTGLSADLQKIVHEVLSNENVLNEFVKENNLKKVDTKLFEKNITKDESVESALIEHIFSPNKKVGQYGFFAYKQDFVLFQLNNIQKSFIPSIDNVKSTVLKNIYKKNAKKLLKQDINTAKRSILEKKQTLKAVSESFGLNIVETKSVKKSDKLDDLGLEESFIQSAFVLDSGDQVLSVKNKFDYCLVQLKNIEQTNLISFAQEKNSLMQNVLDKEKGAYIQAFIASLLRTAKIEKFEKTLGAQRGISYPEDIDI
- the recA gene encoding recombinase RecA, which gives rise to MQVKKVTAGNAEFEAKQKALEVAFAQIDKQFGKGAVMLLGQKTVDGVQTISTGSIMIDKALGIGGLPRGRVIEIYGPEASGKTTLTLHAIAQAQKAGGICAFIDAEHAMDPIYATNIGVNTKDLVISQPDYGEQALDIAEMLIRSGAIDLLVIDSVAALVPKAEIEGDMGDHHVGLQARLMSQALRKLTPIVHKSKTSLIFINQIRHKIDSMPFGNKETTTGGNALKFYASVRLDVRRIATLKKDGKPFGNRVSVKVAKNKMAPPFKVVEIDLIFGHGISRELDLLEIAVKLGIIKQSGPWFMYQEEKIAQGRDNCVKAFIENQELLNRVLDAVMKNTDPID
- the infC gene encoding translation initiation factor IF-3; protein product: MSKFKQGNGQPERSDKLLATSYFVNEKIRASQMQVIGADGENFGVISKFEALRAAQDAGLDLVQVGEKDNVIIAKIMDFGKFLYAKKKQLGDAKKKQKIIQIKEVKLRPNIDDNDYNTKLRKAVEFLKDGKKVKFTLQFRGREFIMIKELGARLFERINKDLTDQQIGTLLEEKEQKAGPFWSKIYFLK
- the rpmI gene encoding 50S ribosomal protein L35; translated protein: MPKMKTHAGCRKRFRKTGNGKIKRAKSYRRHHSWAKSTKRVRQSKHGVLLEGANAKNISILMPD
- the rplT gene encoding 50S ribosomal protein L20 is translated as MSRIKRGTVTKKRHKRVLKQAKGFWGLRSKVFTRAQETLLRAMEFAFIGRKLKKRDFRALFISRISAACKKNGISYSKFINALDKINIKINRKMLSQLAIFEPKAFTKLVELAKK
- a CDS encoding cell division protein ZapA, which produces MEKELKKIQAVIFGKNYTFATDDNESDVLFAVQYVDKKMKEIASAMNTNDGYVTAVMLALELAKELKQNNDSLGILQQKVLKLGNLLDSELA
- the rny gene encoding ribonuclease Y produces the protein MLIVIFFSGLLLGAISIFFYFKTKKESFYKIKFEAQKLLADAKEAAENEKREALANLKRELYKKRSDFDLEIKKEKIEQQRIEHKLQKKEDAIEQREVLLDDLRKELQQKERDMSRRLDALGFDEAKLKKLYNDLVIKLEKVGGMSQDEARKILIEAMEKEVKLEKQKWLSKVDEETNIIAKDKSIEILTSAMQRYLADQVTLHSSSIVNLPNEDMKGRIIGKEGRNIKALEMATGMEFVIGDTPEIITISGFNPIRREVAKRALDKLIQDGRINPTRIEEVVAKCQEEIDQNIEEIGRQAVLEFGFRGVHPELVKLLGSLHFRTSYTQNNLVHSKEVAYFARMVANELGLDPDIAARCGLLHDIGKAVSAEVEGPHAMIGADLAKKYGEDPIVVNAIASHHDEIPAKTIYGLITHIADAISASRPGARRETLTTYIKRLEQLEEIATSFDGVKKAYALQAGREVRVIVDEVTMDDEKAAMLARDIAKKVESELNFPGQIKVNVIREKRIIEFAK